In one window of Thermodesulfobacteriota bacterium DNA:
- a CDS encoding flavodoxin family protein → MKVLVAYLSEGGNTEKLAKAIFEGIESSEKEILSIKDMDGVEGYDVIFIGFPVQSHSVPGSVEAFAKTLPDGQKIAYFATHGSMKGGELAVTAFYHALTISKNTVILGTFGCRGQVKQSIIDALLQKAEHRGWAMEAQGAAGHPDAADLEDGKDWAQKMIAKALAR, encoded by the coding sequence ATGAAGGTACTGGTAGCGTATTTGTCTGAAGGAGGAAATACTGAAAAGCTAGCAAAGGCTATTTTTGAGGGAATCGAGTCGTCTGAAAAGGAAATCCTGTCCATCAAAGACATGGACGGAGTTGAAGGCTATGACGTTATTTTTATCGGGTTTCCGGTCCAGTCCCACAGTGTACCGGGTAGTGTCGAAGCCTTTGCGAAAACCCTGCCTGACGGTCAGAAAATAGCCTATTTTGCCACACACGGATCCATGAAGGGCGGAGAGCTTGCGGTTACAGCCTTCTACCACGCCCTGACTATTTCCAAAAATACCGTGATACTGGGGACTTTCGGCTGCCGCGGTCAGGTAAAGCAGAGTATTATTGACGCTCTCCTGCAGAAGGCTGAGCATCGGGGCTGGGCCATGGAAGCACAGGGTGCTGCTGGGCATCCGGACGCGGCCGACCTTGAAGATGGAAAGGATTGGGCCCAGAAAATGATCGCCAAGGCCCTCGCCCGTTAA